From the genome of Thermoflexus hugenholtzii, one region includes:
- a CDS encoding glycosyltransferase 87 family protein, which yields MNRGEEVPRRSSPSARALSLALFALALLEALYFIGGLRIVGLFPILGGDFRAIYAAAQVARAHGFSAIYDPERALPFQEAICRRAGSQAPCVFIPMVFLPAFLLPVIPLTLLPPEVAFALWSISSLLLLFLALRPILRSFPPTERGPLLALMLLAYPSFMNVLWGQVNAWLSLGLARFQIHQEARADFRSGLWLGWLLLKPQTLVLLLPGLALAGRWKTLIGFGASAGLILLLSLALSGPSGLREWWGWISGFAAPHPALAAAVVGAETMMNWRALGVWLRGALPDTLLWTGIGLAMALTALPVLIAWRRAGEVGEDRSARLLAGTLAATFTASWHAHAHTAMGLMPSLLRAVREGSLPRSFLLAWGLLPAALPFLVILLEALRVPLPEGGVVSFLAGRLFFILHLIVLGWTIVPFLRIRRRP from the coding sequence ATGAACCGGGGTGAGGAAGTGCCTCGTCGTTCATCCCCCTCAGCCCGGGCGCTCTCCCTGGCCTTGTTCGCCCTCGCCCTCCTGGAGGCCCTTTACTTCATCGGGGGCCTCCGGATCGTCGGTCTGTTCCCGATCCTCGGGGGAGACTTCCGGGCCATTTACGCCGCTGCCCAGGTGGCCCGGGCGCATGGGTTCTCAGCCATTTATGATCCGGAGCGCGCCCTTCCCTTTCAGGAGGCCATCTGTCGCAGAGCCGGCTCCCAGGCCCCATGCGTGTTCATCCCGATGGTGTTCCTGCCCGCCTTCCTCCTTCCGGTCATCCCTCTCACCCTCCTCCCCCCCGAGGTCGCCTTCGCCCTCTGGTCCATCAGCAGCCTGCTCCTCCTCTTCCTGGCCCTGCGCCCCATCCTCCGATCCTTCCCGCCGACGGAGCGAGGGCCGCTGCTGGCCCTGATGTTGCTCGCCTATCCGAGTTTCATGAACGTGCTGTGGGGGCAGGTGAACGCCTGGCTTTCGCTGGGACTCGCCCGCTTCCAGATCCATCAGGAAGCCCGGGCGGATTTCCGCAGCGGCCTCTGGCTGGGGTGGCTCCTGCTGAAGCCGCAGACGCTGGTGCTGCTGCTGCCCGGCCTCGCCCTCGCCGGCCGGTGGAAGACGCTGATAGGATTCGGCGCCTCCGCCGGCCTGATCCTCCTGCTCTCCCTCGCCCTCAGCGGGCCTTCGGGCCTTCGGGAATGGTGGGGATGGATCAGCGGGTTCGCCGCGCCCCATCCTGCCCTGGCCGCCGCTGTGGTGGGCGCGGAGACGATGATGAACTGGCGGGCCCTCGGCGTGTGGCTACGCGGCGCCCTGCCGGACACGCTGCTCTGGACCGGGATCGGCCTCGCGATGGCGCTGACCGCCTTGCCGGTCCTGATCGCCTGGCGGCGGGCCGGGGAGGTCGGGGAGGACCGGAGCGCCCGGCTTCTGGCCGGCACCCTCGCCGCCACGTTCACCGCCTCCTGGCACGCCCACGCCCATACCGCCATGGGCCTGATGCCCTCCCTGTTGCGCGCCGTCCGAGAAGGATCCCTGCCCCGTTCGTTCTTGCTGGCCTGGGGCCTTCTCCCGGCCGCCCTGCCCTTCCTGGTGATCCTCCTGGAGGCCCTGCGGGTTCCGCTTCCGGAGGGCGGCGTGGTCAGCTTCCTGGCCGGACGGCTGTTTTTCATCCTCCACCTGATCGTGCTCGGATGGACGATCGTGCCTTTCCTGCGGATCCGGAGGCGTCCATGA
- a CDS encoding glycosyltransferase family 87 protein, translating into MKRLPVRPRPPRIHALILAVHLGLALSYAGLVGMAFARGETWRADFTDYYTGALLIREGHGAALYDLDLQGRRQRALLSGRHLYDGLLPYHHPPYGALLLSPLAALPLPVAFGVWTALNALIWAGFLWDLGRWARPWGGTARALTVSAVAALPGVLFSFLLGASTVWTVVALWGFYRALRTGREGAAGFYLALASVRPQAVLFPALLLFTIRKWRALSTFLGAVALLVGISAWALGPAIWADYLIVLGKAATAFGRQGIDPEAMVNLKGTLTRLLGPGHGVWINALSALGLALGMVAIVALGRGSRPAGEADFDRQFSGAMALGLFLSPHANPQDGLLLALPGIAGYAYLRGARPASGLLRAFEGIALGFPLLWLIERFALGTNWSVILGNLALIGGCFVLRESPCRQTGGLR; encoded by the coding sequence ATGAAGCGCCTGCCCGTCCGACCGCGCCCCCCACGCATCCATGCGCTGATCCTGGCCGTTCACCTGGGCCTGGCCCTGAGCTACGCCGGGCTGGTGGGGATGGCCTTCGCCCGGGGGGAGACCTGGCGAGCGGACTTCACCGACTACTATACGGGCGCTCTCCTGATCCGGGAGGGGCACGGCGCGGCGCTGTATGACCTGGACCTGCAGGGCCGGCGGCAGCGCGCCCTCCTGAGCGGCCGGCATCTCTACGACGGCCTGTTGCCCTATCATCACCCGCCGTATGGGGCCTTGCTGCTGAGTCCCCTCGCCGCGTTGCCGCTCCCCGTCGCCTTCGGAGTCTGGACGGCGCTGAACGCCCTGATCTGGGCAGGGTTCCTGTGGGACCTGGGCCGATGGGCCCGCCCGTGGGGCGGAACCGCCCGGGCCCTGACCGTGAGCGCCGTGGCCGCCCTCCCGGGCGTGCTCTTCTCGTTCCTGCTGGGAGCCTCCACGGTGTGGACAGTGGTCGCGTTGTGGGGGTTTTACCGGGCCCTCCGGACGGGACGGGAGGGAGCAGCCGGTTTCTATCTGGCGCTGGCCAGTGTGCGACCTCAGGCTGTTTTGTTCCCCGCGTTACTGTTGTTCACAATACGGAAATGGCGGGCCCTAAGCACCTTCCTCGGGGCCGTGGCACTGCTGGTCGGGATCTCCGCATGGGCCCTGGGCCCGGCGATCTGGGCGGATTACCTCATTGTGCTCGGGAAAGCGGCGACCGCCTTCGGGCGTCAGGGGATCGACCCGGAGGCCATGGTCAACCTGAAAGGCACCCTGACGCGCCTGCTGGGGCCGGGCCACGGCGTGTGGATCAACGCCCTCTCCGCCCTCGGCCTGGCCCTTGGGATGGTTGCGATCGTCGCCCTCGGGCGGGGATCGCGACCGGCCGGGGAAGCGGACTTCGACCGCCAGTTCAGCGGCGCCATGGCCCTGGGCCTTTTCCTCAGCCCCCATGCGAACCCACAGGATGGGTTGCTGCTGGCCCTCCCGGGGATCGCGGGCTACGCGTATCTTCGAGGCGCCCGCCCGGCCTCCGGCCTCCTTCGGGCCTTCGAGGGGATCGCCCTGGGGTTTCCCCTCCTCTGGCTGATCGAGCGGTTCGCCCTGGGTACGAACTGGAGCGTCATCCTGGGCAACCTGGCGTTGATAGGAGGATGCTTCGTGTTGAGAGAGAGCCCGTGCCGGCAAACAGGGGGATTGCGATGA
- a CDS encoding DUF362 domain-containing protein has translation MGAPRLTRRAFLRLLLLAGIGGGLAFAERRTQPAGLRQFLTWLLRGWRRRVEPPATVALGASLSYDEALLRDALMALWDQAGMPDVAGKRVLVKPNLIEWIEGRPLVTAPEVVGAILDVLRARGAAEIVVGEGPGFRRDAGPVVEHSGLAAVLARRGIPFIDLNYDDPRPVPARDGWFPGQPRLWLPRHVVEADLIVSAAKLKTHHWAGVTLSLKNLFGVVPGIRYGWPKNMLHVNGLTPSILGLRQSMPPVVSVIDGIVGMEGDGPLFGTPVPHGVLLVGADPLAVDVIGARLMGFEPEEIEHLHWGIWAGVGQGVHIEVRGASLEALGRRYQRPPK, from the coding sequence ATGGGCGCCCCGCGGCTGACCCGACGGGCCTTCCTGCGCCTGCTGCTCCTGGCCGGCATCGGGGGCGGGCTGGCCTTCGCCGAGCGCCGGACCCAGCCGGCGGGCCTGCGGCAGTTCCTGACCTGGCTGCTGCGGGGCTGGCGGCGGCGGGTGGAGCCGCCGGCGACGGTGGCCCTGGGCGCTTCCCTCTCCTACGACGAGGCCCTGCTCCGGGACGCCCTGATGGCGCTGTGGGATCAGGCCGGCATGCCCGATGTGGCCGGGAAGCGGGTGCTGGTGAAGCCGAACCTGATCGAGTGGATCGAAGGACGTCCCCTGGTCACCGCCCCCGAGGTGGTGGGAGCGATCCTCGATGTGCTGCGGGCCCGGGGGGCGGCGGAGATCGTCGTCGGGGAGGGCCCCGGGTTCCGACGGGACGCCGGGCCGGTGGTCGAGCACAGCGGCCTGGCCGCCGTCCTGGCCCGCCGGGGGATCCCCTTCATCGACCTCAACTACGATGATCCCCGGCCGGTCCCCGCGCGGGACGGCTGGTTCCCCGGGCAGCCGCGCCTGTGGCTCCCCCGTCACGTCGTCGAGGCCGATCTCATCGTCTCCGCCGCCAAGCTCAAGACCCATCACTGGGCCGGCGTCACCCTGAGCCTCAAGAACCTGTTCGGGGTGGTCCCCGGGATCCGTTACGGATGGCCCAAGAACATGCTGCACGTCAACGGCCTCACGCCCAGCATCCTGGGCCTGCGCCAGAGCATGCCCCCCGTCGTCAGCGTCATCGACGGCATCGTGGGGATGGAGGGGGATGGGCCGCTGTTCGGGACGCCGGTGCCCCACGGGGTGCTGCTCGTGGGGGCTGATCCCCTGGCCGTCGACGTCATCGGCGCCCGGCTGATGGGCTTCGAGCCGGAGGAGATCGAACATCTGCATTGGGGGATCTGGGCGGGGGTCGGCCAGGGGGTTCACATCGAGGTGCGAGGGGCCTCCCTCGAGGCCCTGGGCCGTCGGTATCAGCGTCCCCCGAAATAG
- a CDS encoding prenyltransferase/squalene oxidase repeat-containing protein has protein sequence MGMPGEPSARNARAFLTRSQNPDGGWGYRPGSPSATEPTGAALVALGPDPEAAPAVERARRWLEAAQRPDGGWGLSREDPESHWMTAWGILGLARLNPHAPEVARGVRWLIELPVIRIEAAELTAEVSRTLRIDPRLRGWPWRPGEASWVEPTALALLALDAASVVETHRDRIAEAVGYLVDRRCVGGGWNFGNPFMLGANLPPRPHPTAWALLALRILSPQAIRPEDVTALRAEMYRDGGAMALALGQLALTAIGIEEPEARERLQRQQAPDGSWESSPYVTALSALALNGGWPWAPRG, from the coding sequence ATGGGCATGCCGGGAGAGCCTTCGGCCCGAAACGCCCGGGCCTTCCTGACCCGATCCCAGAACCCGGACGGGGGATGGGGCTACCGGCCCGGATCCCCTTCGGCGACGGAGCCCACCGGGGCGGCCCTCGTGGCCCTGGGCCCGGACCCCGAGGCCGCGCCGGCCGTAGAACGGGCCCGGCGATGGCTGGAAGCGGCGCAACGCCCGGATGGGGGCTGGGGCCTGAGTCGCGAGGACCCCGAAAGCCACTGGATGACCGCATGGGGGATCCTCGGGCTGGCCCGTCTGAACCCCCACGCCCCCGAGGTCGCCCGGGGCGTCCGCTGGCTGATCGAGCTCCCCGTCATCCGAATCGAGGCCGCGGAGCTGACCGCCGAGGTAAGCCGGACGCTGCGGATCGATCCCAGGCTGCGGGGCTGGCCATGGCGGCCCGGGGAGGCCTCCTGGGTGGAACCCACCGCCCTAGCCCTGCTCGCCCTTGATGCCGCCTCCGTTGTGGAGACGCATCGGGATCGGATCGCGGAGGCGGTGGGCTATCTCGTGGACCGGCGGTGCGTCGGCGGCGGCTGGAACTTCGGCAACCCCTTCATGCTGGGAGCGAACCTGCCCCCCCGCCCCCATCCCACCGCCTGGGCGCTCCTCGCCCTCCGGATCCTCTCCCCCCAGGCGATCCGCCCGGAAGACGTCACGGCGTTGCGCGCGGAGATGTATCGGGACGGCGGGGCCATGGCCCTGGCCCTGGGGCAGCTCGCCCTGACGGCCATAGGGATCGAGGAGCCGGAGGCCCGGGAGCGGCTGCAAAGGCAACAAGCGCCGGATGGAAGCTGGGAAAGCAGCCCTTACGTCACCGCCCTGTCGGCGCTGGCCCTGAACGGAGGCTGGCCATGGGCGCCCCGCGGCTGA
- a CDS encoding Flp family type IVb pilin: MVRLLQAWLWLREKGQGLVEYALILVLIAVVVIVILTVLGTQVSTVFSRIASALGGS; the protein is encoded by the coding sequence ATGGTCCGGTTGCTTCAAGCGTGGCTGTGGCTGCGGGAGAAGGGGCAGGGGCTGGTGGAGTATGCCCTGATCCTGGTGCTGATCGCCGTCGTGGTCATCGTCATCCTCACCGTCCTGGGCACCCAGGTCAGCACCGTGTTCTCCCGGATCGCCAGCGCCCTGGGCGGTTCGTAA
- a CDS encoding Flp family type IVb pilin encodes MVRLLQAWLWLRERGQALVEYALILVLIAVVVIVILTVLGTQVSQVFSTIASTLQGS; translated from the coding sequence ATGGTCCGGTTGCTTCAAGCGTGGCTGTGGTTGCGGGAGAGGGGCCAGGCGCTGGTGGAGTATGCCCTGATCCTGGTGCTGATCGCCGTCGTGGTCATCGTCATCCTCACCGTCCTGGGCACCCAGGTCAGCCAAGTGTTCAGCACGATCGCCAGCACCCTGCAGGGCTCGTGA
- the trxB gene encoding thioredoxin-disulfide reductase, giving the protein MENLIILGAGPAGLTAALYAARANLSPLVITGNSVGGQIATTDIVENFPGFPEPIGGAELAERMKQQAERFGARFEFDEAVEVDFRRHPFRIRTYGGEYEAKAVIVATGATPRRLNVPGEQEFWGRGVSVCATCDGFFFTDKDVVVVGGGDSAFQEGLFLTRYARRVTIIHRRDQFRAQPILQERARHNPKIGFITDTIVTAILGEGRVRAVRLRNVKTGEEREFPTDGVFIFIGYEPNTALFRGQLELDEAGYIRVNERLHTSVPGVFAAGEVHDRWFRQAITSAGFGAMAAMEAEKFLAELEHRGIPTAATPR; this is encoded by the coding sequence ATGGAGAACCTGATCATCCTGGGCGCGGGGCCGGCGGGGCTGACGGCGGCCCTCTACGCGGCGCGGGCGAACCTCTCGCCGCTGGTGATCACCGGCAACAGCGTCGGCGGGCAGATCGCCACCACCGACATCGTCGAGAACTTCCCCGGCTTCCCGGAGCCCATCGGGGGGGCGGAGCTGGCTGAGCGCATGAAGCAGCAGGCCGAGCGCTTCGGGGCCCGCTTCGAGTTCGACGAGGCCGTGGAGGTGGATTTCCGACGGCATCCCTTCCGGATCCGGACTTATGGAGGGGAATACGAGGCGAAGGCGGTGATCGTCGCCACCGGGGCCACCCCGCGCCGCCTGAACGTCCCCGGGGAGCAGGAGTTCTGGGGGCGCGGCGTCTCGGTGTGCGCCACCTGCGACGGCTTCTTCTTCACGGACAAAGACGTGGTGGTGGTGGGCGGGGGCGACAGCGCCTTCCAGGAAGGCCTCTTCCTCACCCGCTACGCCCGTCGGGTGACCATCATCCACCGGCGGGATCAGTTCCGCGCGCAGCCCATCCTGCAGGAGCGCGCGCGTCACAACCCGAAGATCGGGTTCATCACCGACACCATCGTCACCGCCATCCTGGGCGAGGGCCGGGTGCGGGCGGTGCGCCTGCGGAACGTGAAGACGGGGGAGGAGCGGGAGTTCCCCACCGACGGCGTGTTCATCTTCATCGGCTACGAGCCCAACACCGCCCTGTTCCGGGGGCAGCTCGAGCTGGACGAGGCGGGCTACATCCGGGTGAACGAGCGGCTGCACACCAGCGTCCCGGGGGTTTTCGCCGCCGGCGAGGTGCACGACCGCTGGTTCCGACAGGCCATCACCTCGGCCGGCTTCGGGGCCATGGCCGCCATGGAGGCGGAGAAGTTCCTGGCCGAGCTGGAGCACCGGGGGATCCCCACGGCGGCCACCCCCCGCTGA
- a CDS encoding Uma2 family endonuclease, with translation MARAAVEGLRFERYEDFRRWTETQPGYWILVRGVPMPSPSPSRRHQEVSLRLELLLVEAVRRTGIGWVYDAPLDVKLREDTVYQPDLLVVLREHADRLRETHIEGAPDLIVEILSPSTAHLDLLEKRYDYAQAGVQEYWVVDPDTRRVEVYRLEGDRFVLADTARERGRVRSGLIPGLEVDLEDLFRDL, from the coding sequence ATGGCGCGCGCGGCCGTCGAGGGCCTGCGGTTCGAACGCTACGAGGACTTCCGACGGTGGACGGAGACTCAACCCGGCTACTGGATCCTCGTCCGGGGGGTGCCCATGCCGAGCCCATCGCCGTCCCGAAGGCATCAGGAAGTCTCCCTGCGATTAGAGCTCTTGCTCGTCGAGGCCGTGCGTCGAACCGGGATCGGATGGGTCTACGACGCGCCCCTGGACGTGAAGCTGCGGGAGGACACCGTCTACCAGCCCGACCTCCTGGTCGTCCTGAGGGAACACGCGGACCGCCTGCGGGAGACCCATATCGAGGGGGCGCCGGACCTCATCGTGGAGATCCTGTCCCCTTCGACCGCCCATCTGGACCTGCTGGAGAAGCGCTACGACTACGCCCAGGCCGGGGTGCAGGAGTATTGGGTGGTCGATCCCGACACCCGGCGGGTGGAGGTTTACCGTCTGGAGGGAGATCGATTCGTGCTGGCCGATACCGCCCGGGAGAGGGGTCGGGTGCGCAGCGGCCTGATCCCGGGCCTGGAGGTCGACCTGGAGGACTTGTTCCGAGATCTATGA
- the def gene encoding peptide deformylase, translating to MAVRPIVMADQPILRRKAEPVTRITPALRRLIADMVETMRAAEGIGLAAPQVGEPLRVIIVEVPEDEEVPGSGVLYAVINPEIVEASPEIEEGVEGCLSIPGWYGWVPRARWVIVRGLNPEGRRVRIRAEGLVARVFQHEIDHLDGILFPDRIQDPTRIWRAQPVPEPVS from the coding sequence ATGGCGGTGCGGCCTATCGTGATGGCGGACCAGCCCATCCTGCGGCGGAAGGCCGAGCCGGTGACGCGGATCACCCCGGCCCTGCGCCGCCTCATCGCGGACATGGTCGAGACCATGCGGGCGGCGGAGGGGATCGGCCTGGCCGCCCCCCAGGTGGGAGAGCCCCTGCGGGTGATCATCGTCGAGGTCCCCGAGGACGAAGAGGTGCCGGGCAGCGGGGTGCTCTACGCGGTGATCAACCCGGAGATCGTCGAGGCCTCCCCGGAGATCGAGGAAGGGGTGGAGGGCTGCCTCTCCATCCCCGGATGGTATGGCTGGGTCCCCCGCGCCCGGTGGGTCATCGTGCGCGGCCTCAACCCGGAGGGGCGGCGGGTCCGCATCCGGGCCGAGGGGCTGGTAGCCCGGGTCTTCCAGCACGAGATCGACCACCTGGACGGCATCCTGTTCCCGGACCGCATCCAGGATCCCACCCGGATCTGGCGCGCCCAGCCCGTCCCGGAGCCGGTTTCCTGA
- a CDS encoding PEP/pyruvate-binding domain-containing protein, with the protein MDGERGYPWHLPPALALHLEILRYPILARRIRERMRQELFARGIITPEAFEAEVREKALISQRLEGLTDPFGQESAEEWEERLAQIRDQLTEFYFAYNLPHSLFVEIVRSVLEERAPGHRPVLTFNPELAPVEALFAQAEAYEAAPPEQRKAVLPHLKEIRVVLIKSIISDQLAFVGIAREHFTSADLRAIYERRIGQGKIGGKAAGMMLAWRVLQTPDPEDPFPLAERVGIPDSWFIGADVFYEFMERNGLLPYLNQKYKTEEEIRAEFPEVQHAFLEGRFPGWFVQRLRDLLREIGPHPLIVRSSSLLEDNFGASFAGKYESHFCPNQGSLEENLEALLTAIKRVYASVFHPDPLIYRRHVGLLDYDERMAILLQKVEGMRYGRYFFPPVAGVAYSRNPFRWSPRIRREDGFVRMVVGLGTRAVERVAHDYPRMVALSHPGLRPEKDPQAIARYAQHFIDVIDLEENTFRTLPVHEVLAGDYPGLAYLAVVHKGDYLQPLIGRNVDPRALVLTFDRLLQETDFAPLMRAVLRKLERYYGRPVDVEFAVLLGEGRPPRPMLRLLQCRPQTDREQAARPRIPRDVPAEDVLFTSYQMVPHGAVYNIRYVVYVDPMAYTRIPELSARLEIARVIGRLNRRLAGERFILIGPGRWGSVNPYLGVKVGYADIYNARALVEIGLRGAQGAPEPSYGTHFFRDLIEAQIYPLALIPDDERAAFRADFFLRAPNILAALLPEEASHAGVVKVIDIPAVASGRYLHLVMDGDQEEAMAYLGPKVEDPGA; encoded by the coding sequence ATGGATGGGGAGCGCGGGTATCCCTGGCATCTGCCGCCGGCCCTGGCCCTGCATCTCGAGATCCTCCGCTACCCGATCCTGGCCCGCCGGATCCGGGAGCGGATGCGCCAGGAGCTCTTCGCCCGCGGCATCATCACCCCCGAGGCCTTCGAGGCCGAGGTCCGGGAGAAGGCCCTGATCTCCCAGCGCCTGGAGGGGCTCACCGATCCCTTCGGCCAGGAGTCGGCGGAGGAATGGGAGGAGCGGCTGGCCCAGATCCGGGACCAGCTGACGGAGTTCTATTTCGCCTACAACCTCCCCCACAGCCTGTTCGTGGAGATCGTCCGCTCGGTGCTGGAGGAGCGGGCGCCGGGGCACCGCCCGGTGCTGACCTTCAACCCGGAGCTGGCCCCGGTGGAGGCCCTCTTCGCCCAGGCCGAGGCCTACGAGGCCGCGCCCCCGGAGCAGCGCAAGGCCGTGCTCCCCCATCTGAAGGAAATCCGCGTGGTGCTCATCAAGAGCATCATCAGCGATCAGCTGGCCTTCGTGGGGATCGCCCGGGAGCACTTCACGTCGGCGGACCTGCGGGCCATCTACGAGCGGCGCATCGGGCAGGGGAAGATCGGGGGCAAGGCGGCGGGGATGATGCTGGCCTGGCGGGTGCTCCAGACTCCTGACCCGGAGGATCCCTTCCCCCTGGCCGAGCGGGTGGGCATCCCGGACTCCTGGTTCATCGGCGCGGACGTCTTCTACGAGTTCATGGAGCGCAACGGGCTGCTCCCCTACCTCAACCAGAAATACAAAACCGAGGAGGAGATCCGGGCGGAGTTCCCCGAGGTGCAGCACGCCTTCCTGGAGGGCCGCTTCCCGGGCTGGTTCGTCCAGCGGCTGCGGGACCTGCTCCGGGAGATCGGGCCGCACCCTCTGATCGTGCGGTCCTCCAGCCTCCTGGAGGACAACTTCGGCGCTTCCTTCGCCGGCAAATACGAGAGCCACTTCTGCCCCAACCAGGGCTCTCTGGAGGAGAACCTGGAGGCGCTGCTGACGGCCATCAAACGGGTTTACGCCAGCGTCTTCCACCCGGACCCCCTGATCTACCGGCGGCACGTGGGGCTGCTGGATTACGACGAGCGGATGGCCATCCTGCTCCAGAAGGTGGAGGGGATGCGCTACGGGCGCTACTTCTTCCCGCCCGTCGCGGGTGTCGCCTACTCCCGCAACCCCTTCCGCTGGAGCCCGCGCATCCGGCGGGAGGATGGCTTCGTGCGGATGGTGGTGGGCCTGGGCACCCGGGCGGTGGAGCGGGTGGCCCACGATTACCCCCGCATGGTCGCCCTCAGCCACCCGGGCCTGCGCCCGGAGAAGGACCCCCAGGCCATCGCCCGCTACGCCCAGCACTTCATCGACGTCATCGACCTGGAGGAGAACACCTTCCGCACCCTGCCGGTCCACGAGGTGCTGGCAGGGGATTACCCCGGCCTGGCTTACCTGGCCGTGGTCCACAAGGGGGACTACCTCCAGCCCCTCATCGGCCGCAACGTGGACCCCCGCGCCCTGGTGCTCACCTTCGATCGCCTGCTCCAGGAGACGGACTTCGCGCCGCTGATGCGGGCGGTGCTGCGCAAGCTGGAGCGCTACTACGGCCGCCCGGTGGACGTGGAGTTCGCGGTCCTTCTGGGGGAGGGCCGGCCGCCCCGGCCGATGCTGCGGCTGCTCCAGTGCCGCCCGCAGACCGACCGGGAGCAGGCGGCCCGCCCCCGCATCCCCCGGGACGTCCCGGCGGAGGATGTCCTGTTCACTTCGTATCAGATGGTGCCCCACGGGGCGGTGTATAACATCCGCTACGTCGTCTACGTGGACCCGATGGCCTACACCCGCATCCCGGAGCTGAGCGCGCGTCTGGAGATCGCCCGGGTGATCGGGCGGCTGAACCGTCGGCTGGCGGGGGAGCGGTTCATCCTCATCGGCCCCGGGCGCTGGGGGAGCGTGAACCCGTATCTGGGGGTGAAGGTGGGCTACGCGGACATCTACAACGCCCGGGCCCTGGTGGAGATCGGGCTGCGGGGCGCTCAGGGGGCGCCCGAGCCCTCCTACGGCACGCATTTCTTCCGCGATCTCATCGAGGCGCAGATCTATCCCCTCGCCCTGATCCCGGACGACGAGCGGGCGGCCTTCCGGGCCGATTTCTTCCTCCGGGCGCCCAACATCCTCGCCGCGCTGCTGCCGGAGGAGGCCTCCCATGCGGGGGTGGTGAAGGTCATCGACATCCCCGCCGTGGCCAGCGGCCGGTATCTCCACCTGGTGATGGACGGCGATCAGGAAGAGGCCATGGCCTACCTGGGGCCGAAGGTGGAGGATCCGGGCGCCTGA
- the tgt gene encoding tRNA guanosine(34) transglycosylase Tgt — MRVEPIRFTLLARDGRARAGFLDTPHGRIPTPCFAPVGTQGAVKTVPAWDLEALGAKLILANTYHLYLRPGDERIARLGGLHRFMGWNGPILTDSGGFQIFSLQGLREVDDDGVTFRSHLDGSLHRFTPEKAIRIQENLGADLIMCLDECPPPMDYDYNVRALERTHRWAERCRAAHTRPDQALFGIVQGGVFEDLRARSARFLIGLDFPGYAIGGLSVGEPKALTYRVLELMDALLPEEKPRYLMGVGTLLDFVEAVARGVDLFDCVMPTRVARHGTAITRTGRLNLRNALYAEDPRPIDEACGCPTCGRFSRAYLRHLFNVGEPLAMYLTTLHNLYTMFRFMEDMRQAILEGRFAGFRAAVLEAHAALAPEEADG; from the coding sequence ATGCGCGTGGAGCCCATCCGGTTCACCCTCCTCGCCCGGGACGGCCGGGCGCGGGCGGGTTTCCTGGACACCCCTCACGGCCGGATCCCGACGCCGTGCTTCGCCCCGGTGGGCACCCAGGGGGCGGTCAAGACGGTGCCGGCGTGGGACCTGGAGGCCCTGGGGGCGAAGCTCATCCTGGCCAACACCTATCACCTCTACCTGCGGCCCGGGGACGAGCGGATCGCCCGCCTGGGGGGCCTGCACCGCTTCATGGGCTGGAACGGCCCCATCCTCACCGACAGCGGCGGCTTCCAGATCTTCAGCCTCCAGGGGCTGCGGGAGGTGGACGACGACGGGGTGACCTTCCGCTCCCACCTGGACGGCTCCCTCCACCGCTTCACCCCGGAGAAGGCGATCCGCATCCAGGAGAACCTGGGGGCGGATCTGATCATGTGCCTGGACGAGTGCCCGCCTCCCATGGATTACGATTACAACGTGCGGGCTCTGGAGCGGACCCACCGGTGGGCGGAGCGGTGCCGGGCGGCCCACACCCGCCCGGATCAGGCCCTCTTCGGCATCGTGCAGGGCGGGGTCTTCGAGGACTTGCGGGCCCGGAGCGCCCGCTTCCTGATCGGCCTGGATTTCCCGGGCTACGCCATCGGCGGGCTCTCGGTGGGCGAGCCCAAAGCCCTCACCTACCGGGTCCTGGAGCTCATGGACGCCCTGCTGCCGGAGGAGAAGCCCCGTTACCTGATGGGCGTGGGGACCCTTCTGGATTTCGTGGAGGCGGTGGCGCGGGGGGTGGACCTCTTCGATTGCGTGATGCCCACCCGGGTGGCCCGCCACGGGACGGCGATCACGCGAACGGGGCGCCTGAACCTGCGCAACGCCCTCTACGCGGAGGACCCCCGGCCCATCGATGAGGCGTGCGGCTGCCCCACCTGCGGGCGCTTCTCCCGGGCCTACCTGCGCCACCTGTTCAACGTCGGGGAGCCCCTGGCGATGTATCTCACCACCCTGCACAACCTCTACACGATGTTCCGGTTCATGGAGGACATGCGGCAGGCCATCCTCGAAGGACGCTTCGCCGGGTTCCGGGCCGCCGTCCTGGAGGCCCACGCCGCCCTGGCCCCGGAGGAGGCCGACGGATGA